The following coding sequences are from one Elusimicrobiota bacterium window:
- the smc gene encoding chromosome segregation protein SMC, producing MHLKSIDIVGYKSFADKTHVDLEPGITGVIGPNGCGKSNVMESVRWCLGEMSWKSLRADSMTDVIFSGTAKRSPQSLAEVTLTFDNASSMLPVEYSEVMITRRLFRSGESQYFLNKTQCRLRDIREMFLDTGLGGDGYAIIDQGGVDSMIRSKPEERRAFFEEAAGVAKYNAKRAEALRKLDRVDMDLGRLQDSVALIEEQVKKLDSDARRAKLYAKYKEELTAMEAAHIIEQTASIEAELALMQERIGPVEETLGNCRSQIAAEGANHAALNLEKTGQQNQLIEANAKVAEVKTAVGRLEERLQSSAESVAGMDARTESCRAEAELNRGRTASIDPEIAVVAASIAAAEAALAEAKARAEAASAELAAIEAAVAEAQSQKDSLAREAQAKTQESYELGRELSSAESEFTRAEVRARSALKSLERDMTAAAEARGRLDEARAESVLAETAFEAAQSAAAAADLRAEELRARQSALGEETVTLHSALAQTAARAESLESQGGQNPYWVGAQAVLNAGIAGVVGTVRGLFRVDDAFKPELEDLLGERLFAVVVEDSAAARLGVELLRASGTGRARFLVLSSLPEAADKAYPAEAKPLLSRLQYDPRHEKALRYLFAEAYELEGSLFGEHWVFGGAPSKDGPQPTLADLGEIKEKVASLELRGAELASERAQTEGALTEALQAARLVAAALSQESGRRHGLEARVSQLEQSLANHARNVELSTEESARAIADASLAKETIRERKARRAEAEARVAEVRLSETNAAEALALAREEQSGKRAAFQGHDERVRGVEQQLEAHSSSRKRLDDEKASLEAAIARLAAEADELARRKEETLASQESMRVEITALQAELAGHENAAKSVFENLQTLQNQLDTMSETIKQLQGQHDQAQADLHQHEVHASAMKSKYDLLKTRLWDEWQLTAEEAKNKFKGVVVEVDKIEFLRRRIAAMGNINMAAPEEYEALAEKQRFLIGQINDLLKAKDDLMAAIVKINNATRENFRQTFTEVREHFRRLYGVLFEGGEADLILTNPEDILTTGVDIVAQPPGKKLQSITLLSGGEKTLTAVALLFAFFMVKPSPFCMLDEADAALDDANIERFVALLREFQNKTQFLIVSHNKRTMEAADVIYGVTMEEKGVSQLISVDFRKKVGGTEREATSHKVAIQGPFAPSEPGPSEA from the coding sequence ACCTGAAATCGATCGACATCGTCGGCTACAAGTCCTTCGCGGATAAGACCCACGTGGACCTGGAGCCCGGCATCACGGGCGTGATCGGACCGAACGGCTGCGGCAAGTCGAACGTCATGGAGTCCGTGCGCTGGTGCCTCGGCGAGATGTCGTGGAAGTCGCTGCGCGCCGACTCGATGACCGACGTGATCTTCTCCGGCACCGCCAAGCGGTCGCCCCAGTCGCTGGCCGAAGTGACCTTGACCTTCGACAACGCCAGCTCGATGCTCCCCGTCGAGTACTCCGAGGTGATGATCACCCGGCGCCTGTTCCGCTCCGGCGAGTCCCAGTATTTCCTGAATAAGACCCAGTGCCGCCTGCGCGACATCCGCGAGATGTTCCTGGATACCGGCCTCGGCGGTGACGGCTACGCGATCATCGACCAGGGCGGCGTCGACTCGATGATCCGCAGCAAGCCCGAGGAACGCCGCGCTTTCTTCGAGGAGGCCGCCGGCGTGGCGAAGTACAACGCCAAGCGCGCCGAGGCGCTGCGCAAGCTCGACCGCGTGGACATGGACCTGGGCCGCCTGCAGGACTCCGTGGCGCTCATCGAGGAGCAGGTCAAGAAGCTCGATTCCGACGCCCGCCGCGCCAAGCTCTACGCGAAGTACAAGGAAGAGCTGACGGCGATGGAGGCCGCGCACATCATCGAGCAGACCGCGTCCATCGAGGCGGAGCTGGCGCTGATGCAGGAGCGCATCGGGCCCGTCGAGGAGACGCTCGGGAACTGCCGCTCGCAGATCGCCGCCGAGGGCGCCAACCACGCCGCCCTGAACCTCGAGAAGACGGGTCAGCAGAACCAGCTGATCGAGGCGAACGCGAAGGTCGCCGAGGTCAAGACCGCGGTGGGCCGGCTCGAGGAGCGCCTGCAGAGCTCGGCGGAGTCCGTCGCCGGCATGGACGCCCGGACCGAGTCGTGCCGCGCCGAGGCCGAGCTCAACCGCGGCCGGACCGCGTCCATCGATCCTGAGATCGCCGTCGTCGCCGCGTCCATCGCGGCCGCCGAGGCGGCTCTCGCCGAGGCCAAGGCCCGCGCCGAGGCCGCCAGCGCCGAGCTGGCCGCCATCGAGGCGGCCGTGGCCGAGGCCCAGTCCCAGAAGGACTCCCTCGCCCGCGAGGCGCAGGCGAAGACGCAGGAGTCCTACGAGCTGGGTCGCGAGCTGTCGAGCGCGGAGTCCGAGTTCACGCGCGCCGAAGTGCGCGCCCGCTCCGCCCTGAAGAGCCTCGAGCGCGACATGACCGCGGCCGCCGAGGCTCGCGGCCGCCTGGACGAGGCCCGCGCCGAGTCCGTGCTCGCCGAGACCGCCTTCGAGGCGGCCCAGTCCGCCGCCGCCGCCGCCGACCTGCGCGCCGAGGAGCTGCGCGCCCGCCAGAGCGCCTTGGGCGAGGAGACCGTCACTCTGCACTCCGCGCTCGCCCAGACGGCCGCGAGAGCCGAGTCCCTCGAGTCCCAGGGCGGCCAGAACCCGTACTGGGTCGGCGCCCAGGCCGTGCTCAACGCCGGCATCGCCGGCGTGGTCGGCACCGTGCGCGGCCTGTTCCGCGTGGACGACGCCTTCAAGCCCGAGCTCGAGGATCTCCTCGGCGAGCGCCTGTTCGCCGTCGTCGTCGAGGACTCCGCCGCCGCCCGCCTGGGCGTGGAGCTGCTCCGCGCTTCCGGAACGGGCCGGGCCCGCTTCCTGGTCCTGTCCTCCTTGCCCGAGGCCGCCGACAAGGCCTATCCCGCCGAGGCCAAGCCCCTGCTCTCGCGCCTGCAGTACGACCCGCGCCACGAGAAGGCCCTGCGCTACCTCTTCGCCGAGGCGTACGAGCTCGAGGGCTCGCTGTTCGGCGAGCACTGGGTCTTCGGCGGCGCGCCGTCGAAGGACGGCCCCCAGCCCACGCTCGCCGACCTCGGCGAGATCAAGGAGAAGGTCGCCTCCCTCGAGCTGCGCGGAGCCGAGCTCGCTTCGGAGCGGGCGCAGACCGAAGGCGCGCTGACGGAGGCCCTCCAGGCCGCCCGCCTGGTCGCCGCGGCGCTGTCCCAGGAGTCCGGACGCCGCCACGGCCTCGAGGCCCGGGTGAGCCAGCTCGAGCAGTCGCTGGCCAACCACGCCCGCAACGTGGAGCTGTCCACCGAGGAGTCCGCCCGGGCGATCGCCGACGCGTCGCTGGCGAAGGAGACGATCCGCGAGCGCAAGGCGCGCCGCGCCGAGGCGGAGGCCCGCGTCGCCGAGGTCCGCCTGTCCGAGACGAACGCCGCCGAGGCCCTCGCGCTCGCTCGCGAGGAGCAGTCCGGCAAGCGCGCCGCGTTCCAGGGGCACGACGAGCGCGTCCGCGGCGTCGAGCAGCAGCTCGAGGCGCATTCCTCGAGCCGCAAGCGCCTCGACGACGAGAAGGCCTCCCTCGAGGCCGCGATCGCCCGCCTGGCGGCCGAGGCCGACGAGCTCGCGCGCCGCAAGGAGGAGACGCTCGCCTCCCAGGAGAGCATGCGCGTCGAGATCACGGCCCTCCAGGCCGAGCTCGCCGGGCACGAGAACGCGGCGAAGTCCGTGTTCGAGAACCTGCAGACTTTGCAGAACCAGCTCGACACGATGAGCGAGACGATCAAGCAGCTCCAGGGCCAGCACGACCAGGCCCAGGCCGACCTGCATCAGCACGAGGTCCACGCCTCGGCGATGAAGTCCAAGTACGACCTGCTCAAGACCCGCCTCTGGGACGAGTGGCAGCTCACGGCCGAGGAGGCGAAGAACAAGTTCAAGGGCGTCGTCGTCGAAGTCGACAAGATCGAGTTCCTGCGCCGCCGCATCGCCGCGATGGGCAACATCAACATGGCCGCGCCCGAGGAGTACGAGGCGCTCGCCGAGAAGCAGCGCTTTTTGATCGGGCAGATCAACGACCTCCTGAAGGCGAAGGACGACCTGATGGCGGCGATCGTCAAGATCAACAACGCGACCCGCGAGAACTTCCGCCAGACCTTCACCGAGGTGCGCGAGCACTTCCGCCGCCTGTACGGCGTGCTCTTCGAGGGCGGCGAGGCCGACCTGATCCTCACCAACCCGGAGGACATCCTCACCACGGGCGTGGACATCGTCGCCCAGCCCCCGGGGAAGAAGCTGCAGAGCATCACGCTCCTGTCGGGCGGAGAGAAGACCCTGACCGCGGTGGCGCTGCTGTTCGCGTTCTTCATGGTCAAGCCCTCCCCGTTCTGCATGCTCGACGAGGCCGACGCGGCCCTCGACGACGCCAACATCGAGCGGTTCGTAGCACTCCTGCGCGAGTTCCAGAACAAGACGCAGTTCCTCATCGTGAGCCACAACAAGCGCACGATGGAGGCGGCCGACGTCATCTACGGAGTCACGATGGAGGAGAAGGGCGTC